The sequence below is a genomic window from Paenibacillus silvisoli.
CCAGCTCAAACTGCTTCCTCTCCATCGCTATCCGCTCCCCTGCTCCCTGTTTATCTTCTGTATCTCTATCGTATCTGTTTCATCATGATAACTCAATGGGTTCGTACCGGTCCTCAATCTGCCGATAAATCCCCCTTATCTCTACCTGTTCCCCTGTGATAACCTCTTGCACGGCTAGTAAATCCGTCTCGGAGAAATGAATAGAAAGCGCGCAGCCTGCAGTGATTTGCTTCGGCGTCGGACAGATATCTATTTCAATCTCCGCATATTCTAATAGCATTTCCGCCCGCAGCGCCTGCTGGGTGGAGTCAAAGGCAATAAGCATGCATCCGCGCCTCCTGTTTGATTT
It includes:
- a CDS encoding DUF3343 domain-containing protein — encoded protein: MLIAFDSTQQALRAEMLLEYAEIEIDICPTPKQITAGCALSIHFSETDLLAVQEVITGEQVEIRGIYRQIEDRYEPIELS